A window of the Streptomyces sp. NBC_00454 genome harbors these coding sequences:
- the rsgA gene encoding ribosome small subunit-dependent GTPase A, which yields MSFSSFPQAPLPHALAPYGWDDAWAAEFAPYTAEGLVPGRVVRVDRGQCDVMTADGIVRADTAFVTPHDPLRVICTGDWAAVEAHGSPRYVKAYLPRRTAFVRSTSSQRSEGQILAANVDHAIIAVSLAVELDLGRIERFLALAWESGAQPLVALTKADLVPDPVTLGHLVQDVEGAAPGVPVVTVSSLTGEGTDVLAAVASGGTSVLLGISGAGKSTLANTLLGEAVMEVQEAREVDGKGRHTTTTRNLLVLPGGGVLIDTPGLRGVGLFDAGAGVGQVFSEIEEFASQCRFHDCAHEAEPGCGVREAVDSGALPERRLESYRKLLRENQRIVAKTDARLRAELRRDWRLRSAEGRANYSAKRSGRA from the coding sequence TTGTCTTTCTCTTCTTTCCCGCAGGCTCCGCTTCCGCACGCTCTCGCCCCCTACGGCTGGGACGACGCGTGGGCGGCCGAATTCGCCCCGTACACCGCAGAGGGCCTCGTGCCCGGCCGGGTGGTAAGGGTCGACCGAGGCCAGTGCGACGTCATGACCGCCGACGGAATCGTCCGCGCCGACACCGCCTTCGTCACCCCGCACGACCCGCTCCGGGTCATCTGCACCGGAGACTGGGCGGCGGTGGAGGCACACGGCAGTCCGCGCTACGTGAAGGCGTACCTGCCGCGCCGGACCGCCTTCGTGCGGTCCACCTCCTCGCAGCGGTCCGAGGGCCAGATCCTCGCCGCGAACGTCGACCACGCGATCATCGCGGTATCGCTGGCCGTCGAACTCGACCTGGGCCGCATCGAGCGCTTCCTCGCGCTCGCATGGGAATCCGGGGCGCAGCCGCTGGTCGCCCTGACCAAGGCGGACCTGGTCCCGGACCCGGTCACCCTCGGACACCTCGTCCAGGACGTGGAGGGGGCGGCCCCCGGAGTCCCCGTCGTCACCGTGTCCTCCCTGACCGGAGAGGGTACGGACGTACTCGCCGCGGTCGCCTCGGGGGGTACGAGCGTGCTCCTGGGAATCTCCGGCGCGGGCAAGTCCACCCTGGCCAACACCCTGCTCGGGGAGGCCGTGATGGAGGTCCAGGAGGCCCGCGAGGTCGACGGCAAGGGCCGCCACACCACCACCACGCGCAACCTCCTGGTACTGCCGGGCGGCGGCGTGCTCATCGACACCCCCGGGCTGCGGGGCGTCGGGCTGTTCGACGCCGGAGCGGGCGTCGGGCAGGTCTTCTCGGAGATCGAGGAGTTCGCTTCGCAGTGCCGGTTCCACGACTGCGCGCACGAGGCGGAGCCGGGCTGCGGGGTGCGCGAGGCGGTGGACTCGGGGGCATTGCCCGAGCGGCGGCTGGAGAGCTACCGCAAGCTGCTGCGCGAGAACCAGCGGATCGTCGCGAAGACCGACGCGAGGCTCCGCGCGGAGCTGAGGCGGGACTGGCGGCTGCGCTCCGCGGAGGGCCGGGCGAACTATTCCGCGAAGCGGAGCGGCCGCGCCTGA
- a CDS encoding PPOX class F420-dependent oxidoreductase, which yields MTDFKGFSEQELAYLRSQHLGRLATVDATGQPQANPVGFFPQDDGTVLVGGLAMGKTKKWRNLAGNPRLSLVVDDLVSTRPWKVRGLEIRGRATLETGPHTLGPHFSPEVIRIHPERVLSWGLDA from the coding sequence ATGACGGACTTCAAGGGTTTCAGCGAGCAGGAACTGGCATACCTGCGGTCGCAGCACCTGGGGCGGCTCGCGACGGTGGACGCCACCGGGCAGCCGCAGGCGAACCCGGTGGGGTTCTTCCCGCAGGACGACGGGACGGTCCTGGTGGGCGGGCTGGCGATGGGCAAGACGAAGAAGTGGCGCAACCTTGCCGGGAACCCCCGGCTGTCCCTGGTCGTGGACGACCTGGTCAGCACCAGGCCGTGGAAGGTCCGGGGCCTGGAGATCCGCGGCCGCGCGACCCTCGAGACCGGCCCGCACACCCTGGGGCCCCACTTCAGCCCCGAGGTCATCCGGATCCACCCGGAACGCGTCCTGTCCTGGGGGCTCGACGCGTAG
- a CDS encoding DUF456 domain-containing protein, translating to MDLPQLLLVGLVLLLGVVGVLVPGVPGTWLVWAGVLWWAMHERSAAAWTLLVASTALLLVVQVVKWLLPPRRLRGVGVTRRMAAYAGAGAVLGFVLVPVVGAVPGFVGGIYLCERERLGSHGEAWASVRAVMRAVGTSVLVELFACLLVVGAWAGTLMWA from the coding sequence ATGGATCTGCCTCAGCTGCTCCTGGTGGGGCTGGTGCTGCTGCTCGGAGTGGTCGGGGTACTGGTCCCCGGCGTCCCGGGAACCTGGCTGGTCTGGGCCGGTGTGCTGTGGTGGGCCATGCACGAGCGGTCGGCGGCGGCCTGGACCCTGCTGGTCGCGTCGACGGCCCTGCTGCTGGTGGTCCAGGTGGTGAAGTGGCTGCTGCCGCCGCGCCGGCTCCGGGGCGTGGGCGTGACCCGCCGGATGGCGGCGTACGCGGGCGCGGGGGCGGTACTGGGCTTCGTGCTGGTGCCGGTGGTGGGGGCGGTTCCGGGGTTCGTGGGCGGCATCTACCTGTGCGAGCGCGAGCGCCTCGGATCGCACGGGGAGGCGTGGGCCTCCGTCCGGGCGGTGATGCGGGCGGTGGGGACGAGCGTGCTGGTGGAACTGTTCGCGTGCCTGCTGGTGGTGGGGGCGTGGGCCGGGACGCTGATGTGGGCGTAG
- a CDS encoding helix-turn-helix domain-containing protein, with protein sequence MLGAIGLDEGQESAYRALVALGAAEIPDLAHRLTLPVQQTERALRHLERQGLAAQSSARPGRWVAAPPGVALGALLTQQRHELEQAELAAALLAEEYRAEAAEPAVHDLVEVVTGASAVAHRFHQLQLGAVEEVCALVSGRPQVVTGTDNEAEDRAAVRGVAYRVVIEREVLTLPSGIREASSALARGEHIRVTEQVPTKLMIADRALAMVPLTSRGAEPAALVVHASGLLESLMGLFQAVWRESLPLRLGSSGAPEEGDGGPDVTDLEILSLLLAGMTDASVAKHLELGLRTVQRRVKGLMELSGVTTRLQLGWHAYERGWVAR encoded by the coding sequence TTGCTGGGTGCGATAGGTCTCGACGAGGGGCAGGAGTCGGCGTACCGCGCGCTGGTCGCGCTGGGGGCGGCGGAGATACCCGATCTCGCACACCGGCTCACGCTGCCGGTGCAGCAGACCGAACGGGCCCTGCGCCACCTGGAACGGCAGGGGCTCGCCGCCCAGTCCTCCGCCCGGCCGGGCCGCTGGGTGGCGGCCCCGCCCGGCGTCGCGCTCGGCGCGCTGCTCACCCAGCAGCGGCACGAGCTGGAACAGGCGGAGCTCGCGGCGGCGCTGCTGGCGGAGGAGTACCGGGCGGAGGCCGCCGAGCCGGCCGTGCACGACCTGGTCGAGGTGGTGACGGGCGCCAGCGCGGTGGCCCACCGCTTCCACCAGCTCCAGCTGGGCGCGGTGGAGGAGGTGTGCGCGCTGGTCAGCGGCCGCCCGCAGGTGGTGACGGGGACGGACAACGAGGCGGAGGACCGGGCCGCCGTACGGGGCGTCGCGTACCGGGTCGTCATCGAACGGGAGGTGCTCACCCTGCCCAGCGGGATCCGCGAGGCCTCCTCGGCGCTGGCCCGCGGGGAACACATCCGGGTGACGGAACAGGTGCCGACCAAGCTGATGATCGCGGACCGGGCCCTCGCGATGGTCCCGCTCACGTCCCGCGGCGCGGAGCCGGCGGCGCTGGTCGTGCACGCGTCGGGGCTGCTGGAATCCCTGATGGGGCTCTTCCAGGCGGTCTGGCGGGAGTCGCTGCCGCTGCGGCTGGGCTCCTCCGGCGCGCCGGAGGAGGGGGACGGCGGCCCGGACGTCACGGACCTCGAAATCCTCTCGCTCCTCCTGGCGGGGATGACGGACGCGAGCGTGGCGAAACATCTGGAACTGGGCCTGCGCACGGTCCAGCGGCGGGTGAAGGGGCTGATGGAGCTGTCCGGGGTCACGACCCGGCTCCAGCTGGGCTGGCACGCGTACGAACGGGGCTGGGTGGCCCGATAG
- a CDS encoding S8 family serine peptidase: MRPISRTALGAAIAAVLAVTAVGPSTAQPSDGTSGAGTAAGAGTANRPLTGSEAASAQPTGPVTVTLVTGDRVLVSTDAAGRTAATAMPREDGSQPVVQTRQAGKDLYVYPESAVKALAAGKVDEELFNVTGLIRQGYDDAHAKKLPLIAVYEASASLARSAPPVPRGAEQSLVLGSIGGVALAADKAKAAEFWSDVTGAATNPHTRSAAAAPLKKLWLDGKVQANLERSTKQVNATAAWAAGFDGTGTKVAVLDTGVDLEHPDLKGRVAEAKNFTDSDTAEDRQGHGTHTTSTVGGSGAASAGAKKGVAPGAQLLSGKVLNDSGYGLDSWIIAGMQWAVDSKADVVSMSLGDPSQLSCDDPMAAATEALAQSSSTLFVIAAGNSGPGNNTVSSPGCAPSVLTVGAVDRDDSTASFSSRGPAGLQHTLKPEIAAPGVGISAASMGGRGVYAYQSMSGTSMATPHVAGAAAIVKQRHPDWSPQQIKAALVGSANTAIPGDVRETGGGRLDVKAAIDTTVTSASSLQGGAYNWPQDRSDRRNVEVPYTNTGTKPVTLNLSVEKVTGNDGSAVRSQVARLGQRSVTVPAGATVKVPLALDPSAKLERSQYGDVAGRVVATANGVHVSTPFSLYVEPETVTLRVKLIDRDGKPAAGPSSLDVIGTDDATGERRFNEGSVDQVYRVRPGAYFLSAFVGTPDAGEGATMVDSLTYLGRPQTEIKKDTVIVLDARKAARLSIATDKPTEARATTLAFSRSWGEVWQHAGTAMGGRTIRGYYASVEGRAKDGAYEFGSYWRAAAPLISELKANGGPVLHPITASTGSDNLDGTGSAPLVNAGTGTAEELAAVAAKDAIVLVKVDDASLYQVAADAKKAGAKAVLAYRDAPGRWAGFTGYAGGSLPAMSIESGEGRALLAELGAGKVTLSWKGSAKSPYVYNLAQIEKGPVQGDRTYRVRDRELGAVESSYQSMGVASDFIDVTGAYRPLGSAVYFGSIDTVSVPGKRTEYYSAGDTAWDHLVSSSFPWGEFMTDQHRTYAAGSKRAESWYDGVIGPVAPRDTAGKEQLAAERQGNLIGFASAMWGDSGHFAQQGGFGDLGNVSLKRDGESLGDSGYPSGVFEVPAGEATYELTQQLEKFGQPARTWQRSQAISTTWTFRSKLDAAQYSQPLPVLFPRISAPLDGMKTLAAVNGQEINLGVSGHAGYAPGALKSAKLSYSYDNGESWTGAKVSERGGQWTATVDHAGAAGKQVMLKVELTDVNGATVTQMVARAYDIR; encoded by the coding sequence ATGCGCCCGATATCGCGTACGGCACTGGGAGCGGCCATCGCGGCCGTCCTGGCCGTCACCGCCGTGGGCCCGTCCACGGCGCAGCCGTCGGACGGAACGTCCGGAGCGGGGACCGCAGCAGGGGCCGGAACGGCGAACAGGCCCCTCACCGGGAGCGAGGCCGCCTCCGCGCAGCCCACCGGGCCCGTCACGGTGACCCTGGTCACCGGCGACCGGGTCCTGGTCTCCACCGACGCGGCCGGCCGCACCGCCGCCACCGCGATGCCCCGCGAGGACGGTTCGCAGCCGGTCGTCCAGACCCGCCAGGCGGGCAAGGACCTGTACGTCTACCCCGAGAGCGCCGTCAAGGCGCTCGCCGCGGGCAAGGTCGACGAGGAGCTCTTCAACGTCACCGGCCTGATCCGGCAGGGCTACGACGACGCGCACGCCAAGAAGCTCCCGCTGATCGCGGTCTACGAGGCCTCGGCGAGCCTGGCGCGCAGCGCCCCGCCGGTGCCGCGCGGCGCCGAGCAGTCGCTGGTCCTCGGGTCCATCGGCGGCGTGGCACTGGCCGCGGACAAGGCGAAGGCCGCCGAGTTCTGGTCCGACGTCACCGGCGCGGCCACGAACCCGCACACCCGCTCCGCGGCCGCCGCCCCGCTGAAGAAGCTGTGGCTGGACGGCAAGGTCCAGGCGAACCTGGAGCGTTCCACCAAGCAGGTCAACGCCACCGCCGCGTGGGCCGCCGGATTCGACGGCACGGGCACCAAGGTCGCCGTCCTCGACACCGGTGTGGACCTCGAACACCCCGACCTCAAGGGCCGGGTCGCCGAGGCGAAGAACTTCACCGACTCGGACACCGCCGAGGACCGCCAGGGCCACGGCACCCACACCACCTCCACCGTCGGCGGCTCCGGCGCGGCCAGCGCGGGCGCGAAGAAGGGCGTCGCGCCCGGGGCCCAGCTGCTCAGCGGCAAGGTCCTCAACGACTCGGGCTACGGCCTGGATTCGTGGATCATCGCGGGCATGCAGTGGGCCGTCGACAGCAAGGCCGACGTGGTCTCCATGAGCCTGGGCGACCCCTCCCAGCTCTCCTGCGACGACCCGATGGCCGCCGCCACCGAGGCGCTGGCGCAGAGCAGCAGCACCCTCTTCGTCATCGCCGCCGGCAACTCCGGCCCCGGCAACAACACGGTCTCGTCCCCCGGTTGCGCGCCCAGCGTGCTGACCGTCGGCGCCGTCGACCGCGACGACAGCACGGCCTCCTTCTCCAGCCGCGGCCCGGCCGGCCTGCAGCACACCCTCAAGCCCGAGATCGCCGCTCCCGGCGTCGGGATCTCCGCCGCCAGCATGGGCGGCCGCGGGGTGTACGCGTACCAGTCCATGTCCGGCACCTCGATGGCCACCCCGCACGTCGCGGGCGCCGCCGCCATCGTCAAGCAGCGCCACCCCGACTGGAGCCCGCAGCAGATCAAGGCCGCGCTCGTCGGCTCCGCGAACACCGCGATCCCGGGTGACGTACGGGAGACCGGCGGTGGCCGACTCGACGTCAAGGCCGCCATCGACACCACCGTCACCAGCGCCTCCTCGCTCCAGGGCGGCGCGTACAACTGGCCGCAGGACCGCAGCGACCGCCGAAACGTCGAGGTCCCGTACACCAACACGGGCACCAAGCCCGTCACGCTGAACCTCTCCGTCGAGAAGGTCACCGGCAACGACGGCTCCGCGGTCCGCAGCCAGGTGGCCCGCCTCGGCCAGCGCAGCGTGACCGTCCCGGCCGGCGCCACCGTCAAGGTGCCGCTCGCCCTGGACCCGTCCGCGAAGCTGGAGCGCTCCCAGTACGGGGACGTGGCCGGCCGGGTGGTCGCCACGGCGAACGGCGTGCACGTCTCCACCCCGTTCTCGCTGTACGTGGAGCCCGAGACGGTCACCCTGCGGGTCAAGCTCATCGACCGCGACGGCAAGCCGGCCGCCGGACCGTCCTCCCTGGACGTGATCGGCACCGACGACGCCACCGGTGAGCGCCGCTTCAACGAGGGCTCCGTCGACCAGGTCTACCGGGTCCGCCCGGGCGCGTACTTCCTCTCCGCCTTCGTCGGTACCCCCGACGCCGGCGAGGGCGCGACCATGGTCGACTCGCTCACCTACCTCGGCCGCCCGCAGACGGAGATCAAGAAGGACACGGTGATCGTGCTGGACGCCCGCAAGGCGGCCCGGCTGAGCATCGCGACCGACAAGCCCACCGAGGCGCGCGCCACCACCCTCGCCTTCTCCCGCTCCTGGGGCGAGGTCTGGCAGCACGCGGGCACCGCCATGGGCGGCCGCACCATCCGCGGCTACTACGCCTCCGTGGAGGGCCGGGCCAAGGACGGCGCCTACGAGTTCGGCAGCTACTGGCGGGCGGCGGCTCCGCTGATCTCCGAGCTGAAGGCGAACGGCGGCCCCGTGCTGCATCCGATCACCGCCTCCACGGGCAGCGACAACCTGGACGGCACCGGCAGCGCTCCGCTCGTCAACGCGGGCACCGGCACGGCCGAGGAGCTCGCCGCCGTCGCCGCCAAGGACGCGATCGTGCTGGTCAAGGTGGACGACGCCTCCCTCTACCAGGTCGCGGCCGACGCGAAGAAGGCCGGAGCCAAGGCCGTCCTCGCCTACCGCGACGCTCCCGGCCGCTGGGCCGGCTTCACCGGCTACGCGGGCGGCTCCCTCCCGGCGATGTCCATCGAGTCGGGCGAGGGCCGGGCCCTCCTGGCCGAGCTGGGCGCGGGCAAGGTCACGCTGAGCTGGAAGGGCAGCGCGAAGAGCCCGTACGTCTACAACCTGGCCCAGATCGAGAAGGGCCCGGTCCAGGGCGACCGCACCTACCGGGTGCGCGACCGCGAGCTCGGCGCCGTCGAGTCCTCCTACCAGTCGATGGGCGTCGCCTCCGACTTCATCGACGTCACCGGTGCCTACCGGCCGCTCGGCAGCGCCGTGTACTTCGGCTCCATCGACACCGTCTCGGTGCCGGGCAAGCGCACCGAGTACTACTCCGCCGGGGACACCGCCTGGGACCACCTGGTCTCCAGCAGCTTCCCGTGGGGCGAGTTCATGACCGACCAGCACCGTACGTACGCGGCGGGCTCGAAGCGCGCCGAGAGCTGGTACGACGGGGTCATCGGCCCGGTGGCGCCGCGCGACACGGCGGGCAAGGAGCAGCTGGCGGCCGAGCGGCAGGGCAACCTGATCGGCTTCGCCTCCGCGATGTGGGGCGACAGCGGCCACTTCGCGCAGCAGGGCGGCTTCGGCGACCTCGGCAACGTCTCGCTCAAGCGCGACGGAGAGTCGCTCGGCGACAGCGGCTACCCCTCCGGGGTCTTCGAGGTCCCGGCCGGCGAGGCCACGTACGAACTGACCCAGCAGCTGGAGAAGTTCGGCCAGCCCGCCCGCACCTGGCAGCGCTCGCAGGCGATCTCCACGACGTGGACCTTCCGCTCGAAGCTGGACGCGGCGCAGTACTCGCAGCCGCTGCCGGTCCTCTTCCCGCGGATCTCCGCCCCGCTGGACGGCATGAAGACGCTGGCCGCAGTAAACGGCCAGGAAATCAACCTCGGGGTCAGCGGGCACGCGGGCTACGCGCCCGGCGCGCTCAAGTCGGCCAAGCTGTCGTACTCGTACGACAACGGTGAGAGCTGGACCGGGGCGAAGGTGAGCGAGCGCGGCGGGCAGTGGACCGCGACCGTGGACCATGCCGGAGCGGCCGGCAAGCAGGTCATGCTCAAGGTCGAGCTGACCGATGTGAACGGCGCCACCGTCACCCAGATGGTCGCGCGGGCGTACGACATCCGCTAA
- a CDS encoding protein phosphatase 2C domain-containing protein: protein MSQQGAGADDWWHKLYEDPDAGPETDPRDTLDHRFRSAAVMVAPPVSGEGAILPGQRRDPARPDRPTPEEQAPPPVAPEPVAPEPVAPEPVAPEPAALEPAPPPPVVPPPVVPEAWSPAEGAYGESLLPPPRDPRAGGQTWYALGDVSVPPALPAPAAPEPQSAPPRPADGTVPPVPAPSASAEGSPESAADAGAGAREEPAPAVLAERPVAAHLGDRPPTYAPEPVALPTADPAALDALTPDTVLEGAQYGGYTLRAASLRGDSARFRGEPRRDFLLTARFGAGPDALVLVVLAGGDRAAPGAAAAAAELCRSVAGAVGRSQERLAEDIRTGRREALRSGLQRLTDRGYGRLRARSAELGLAEEAYTAGLRGLLLPVDPECRTRISFGAGAGGLFRLRAGEWSDLEEAPASDTGFRFRGSVARPGDTLLLCSGGLAEPMREEKVLCAELAARWSDEPPPGLAAFLADTQLRLKGYADDRTAAAVWEA, encoded by the coding sequence ATGAGTCAGCAGGGCGCGGGCGCGGATGACTGGTGGCACAAACTCTACGAGGACCCCGACGCGGGACCGGAAACCGATCCCCGGGACACGCTCGACCACCGCTTCCGCTCGGCGGCGGTGATGGTGGCCCCACCGGTTTCGGGGGAGGGCGCGATCCTGCCCGGCCAGCGCCGGGACCCCGCCCGCCCGGACCGGCCGACTCCGGAGGAGCAGGCCCCGCCGCCGGTGGCACCGGAGCCTGTGGCACCGGAGCCGGTGGCACCGGAGCCGGTGGCACCCGAGCCGGCCGCACTGGAGCCGGCGCCACCGCCGCCGGTGGTCCCGCCGCCGGTGGTCCCGGAGGCCTGGTCCCCGGCGGAGGGGGCGTACGGCGAGTCCTTGCTGCCGCCGCCGCGGGATCCGCGGGCGGGCGGCCAGACCTGGTACGCGCTCGGCGACGTCTCCGTACCGCCCGCGCTGCCCGCCCCCGCGGCCCCGGAGCCGCAATCCGCCCCGCCGCGGCCCGCGGACGGGACCGTACCGCCGGTGCCCGCCCCGTCGGCCAGTGCCGAGGGCTCCCCGGAGTCGGCCGCGGACGCCGGAGCCGGGGCCCGGGAGGAGCCCGCTCCGGCCGTTCTCGCCGAGCGGCCGGTGGCGGCGCACCTGGGGGACCGCCCGCCGACCTACGCGCCCGAGCCCGTCGCGCTGCCCACCGCCGATCCGGCCGCGCTCGACGCCCTGACCCCCGACACCGTGCTGGAGGGGGCCCAGTACGGCGGCTACACCCTGCGCGCCGCCTCGCTGCGCGGGGACTCCGCCCGGTTCCGGGGCGAGCCCCGGCGGGACTTCCTGCTCACCGCCCGCTTCGGCGCGGGCCCCGACGCCCTGGTCCTGGTCGTCCTCGCCGGCGGGGACCGGGCCGCGCCCGGAGCCGCCGCGGCCGCCGCCGAGCTGTGCCGCTCCGTCGCCGGGGCCGTCGGGCGGAGCCAGGAGCGGCTGGCCGAGGACATCCGGACCGGGCGGCGCGAGGCGTTGCGGTCCGGGCTCCAGCGGCTCACCGACCGGGGCTACGGCCGGCTGCGCGCCCGCTCCGCGGAGCTCGGGCTCGCGGAGGAGGCCTACACCGCCGGGCTGCGCGGGCTGCTGCTGCCGGTCGACCCGGAGTGCCGGACCCGGATCTCCTTCGGCGCCGGCGCGGGCGGACTGTTCCGGCTCCGCGCGGGGGAGTGGAGCGACCTGGAGGAAGCTCCGGCATCGGACACCGGGTTCCGCTTCCGCGGCTCAGTGGCCCGCCCCGGCGACACCCTGCTCCTGTGCTCCGGCGGCCTCGCCGAACCGATGCGCGAGGAGAAGGTGCTCTGCGCCGAACTCGCCGCCCGCTGGTCCGACGAGCCCCCGCCGGGCCTCGCGGCCTTCCTCGCGGACACCCAGCTCCGCCTCAAGGGCTACGCCGACGACCGGACGGCCGCCGCCGTCTGGGAGGCGTAA
- a CDS encoding pyruvate dehydrogenase, producing MAKQNVAEQFVDILVRAGVRRMYGVVGDSLNPVVDAIRRTGDIEWIQVRHEETAAFAAGAEAQITGTLAACAGSCGPGNLHLINGLYDAHRSMAPVLALASHIPSSEIGLGYFQETHPDRLFTECSHYSELISNPQQMPRVLQSAIQHAVGRSGVGVISLPGDIASLPAPEKSVEHALVTARPTVRPGDAEIDKLVRLVDEADKVTLFCGSGTAGAHAEVMEFAGRVKAPVGHALRGKEWIQYDNPYDVGMSGLLGYGAAYEATHECDLLILLGTDFPYNAFLPDDVKIVQVDIRPEHLGRRSKLDLAVWGDVRETLRALNTRVRAKSDRRFLDRMLKKHADALEGVVKAYTRKVEKHTPIHPEYVAAVLDELADEDAVFTVDTGMCNVWAARYLSPNGKRRIIGSFSHGSMANALPQAIGAQFTDRGRQVVSMSGDGGFSMLMGDFLTLVQYDLPVKVVLFNNSSLGMVELEMLVSGLPSYGTTNKNPDFAAIARAAGAYGVRVEKPKQLKDALKDAFRHKGPALVDVVTDPNALSIPPKISAEMVTGFALSASKIVLDGGVGRMIQMARSNLRNVPRP from the coding sequence ATGGCAAAGCAGAACGTGGCCGAGCAGTTCGTCGACATCCTCGTGCGCGCGGGCGTGCGGCGGATGTACGGGGTCGTCGGCGACAGCCTGAACCCGGTCGTGGACGCGATCCGCCGTACGGGCGACATCGAGTGGATCCAGGTCCGCCACGAGGAGACCGCCGCCTTCGCGGCCGGCGCCGAGGCCCAGATCACCGGCACCCTGGCCGCCTGCGCGGGCTCCTGCGGCCCCGGCAACCTCCACCTCATCAACGGGCTCTACGACGCCCACCGCTCCATGGCCCCGGTCCTCGCGCTGGCCTCCCACATCCCCTCCAGCGAGATCGGCCTCGGCTACTTCCAGGAGACCCACCCCGACCGGCTGTTCACCGAGTGCAGCCACTACAGCGAGCTGATCTCCAACCCGCAGCAGATGCCCCGGGTGCTGCAGAGCGCCATCCAGCACGCGGTGGGCCGCAGCGGGGTCGGCGTGATCTCGCTGCCGGGAGACATCGCCTCCCTGCCCGCTCCGGAGAAGAGCGTCGAGCACGCCCTGGTCACCGCACGGCCGACCGTGCGCCCGGGGGACGCCGAGATCGACAAACTGGTCCGGCTCGTCGACGAGGCGGACAAGGTCACCCTGTTCTGCGGCAGCGGCACCGCCGGGGCGCACGCGGAGGTGATGGAGTTCGCGGGCCGGGTCAAGGCCCCCGTCGGACACGCCCTGCGCGGCAAGGAGTGGATCCAGTACGACAATCCCTACGACGTCGGCATGAGCGGCCTGCTCGGCTACGGCGCGGCCTACGAGGCCACCCACGAGTGCGATCTGCTGATCCTGCTCGGCACGGACTTCCCGTACAACGCCTTCCTCCCCGACGACGTGAAGATCGTCCAGGTGGACATCAGGCCCGAGCACCTCGGCCGCCGCTCGAAACTGGACCTCGCGGTCTGGGGAGACGTACGGGAGACCCTGCGCGCGCTGAACACCCGCGTCAGGGCCAAGTCGGACCGCCGCTTCCTGGACCGGATGCTGAAGAAGCACGCGGACGCGCTGGAGGGGGTGGTGAAGGCGTACACGCGGAAAGTGGAGAAGCACACGCCCATCCACCCCGAGTACGTGGCCGCCGTCCTCGACGAACTCGCCGACGAGGACGCGGTCTTCACCGTCGACACCGGCATGTGCAACGTATGGGCGGCGCGCTATCTTTCCCCGAACGGCAAGCGCCGCATCATCGGTTCCTTCAGCCACGGATCCATGGCCAACGCCCTCCCGCAGGCCATCGGCGCACAGTTCACCGATCGCGGACGTCAAGTGGTGTCGATGTCCGGCGACGGCGGTTTCTCCATGCTGATGGGAGATTTCCTCACCCTCGTGCAGTACGACCTCCCCGTCAAAGTGGTTCTCTTCAACAACTCATCCCTCGGGATGGTCGAGTTGGAGATGCTGGTTTCCGGCCTGCCTTCGTACGGAACTACGAATAAGAACCCCGACTTCGCGGCCATCGCCCGCGCGGCGGGCGCGTACGGGGTCCGCGTGGAGAAGCCCAAGCAGCTCAAGGACGCTTTGAAGGATGCTTTCCGGCACAAGGGGCCAGCCCTGGTGGACGTGGTGACCGACCCCAACGCCCTGTCGATTCCACCGAAGATCAGCGCCGAAATGGTGACCGGATTCGCACTGTCCGCCAGCAAGATCGTGCTGGACGGAGGGGTCGGCCGGATGATCCAGATGGCTCGATCCAACCTCCGCAACGTACCGCGCCCGTAA
- a CDS encoding ATP-binding protein has product MLGITHSVRRADLKAVGEIRRALRELMRHRCRADTAEVAELLITELVTNALVHTDHGAEVSATLARARLRVEVRDYAARRPRPYVPSADHGTHGRGLVLVQALADAWGVDSLALGGGKVVWFELDGSEDVGPA; this is encoded by the coding sequence ATGCTGGGGATCACCCACAGCGTGCGCCGGGCGGATCTCAAAGCAGTCGGAGAAATCCGAAGGGCCTTACGGGAGCTGATGCGCCACCGGTGCCGGGCGGACACCGCCGAGGTGGCCGAGCTGCTGATCACCGAGCTCGTCACCAACGCCCTCGTCCACACCGATCACGGTGCGGAGGTGTCCGCGACCCTCGCCCGCGCCCGCCTGCGCGTGGAGGTCCGGGACTACGCCGCCCGCCGGCCCCGGCCGTACGTACCGTCCGCCGACCACGGTACGCACGGCAGGGGGCTGGTACTGGTCCAGGCGCTCGCGGACGCCTGGGGCGTGGACTCGCTGGCGCTGGGCGGGGGCAAGGTGGTCTGGTTCGAACTGGACGGGAGCGAAGACGTGGGGCCCGCCTGA